Genomic window (Gloeothece verrucosa PCC 7822):
TTGATTATGCTGAGTGATATCCCGAGCTCGCCGGCGGGCCCGTCCACTAGAAGTCTTATTTAGCAATCGTTTCAGACATTTCATTAACATCTTTATCTTTATCTAATTAAAATGATTAGTCTGACAAAGAGTTATCTTTATCGATTTAGGATCAGATGCGCTTTCGCGCAATTTGTTAAACAGTTTTTCGATTAACAATTCCGGTTCTCCACGTTGAAGTATGCTAGTTCATCCTTATAAGCCATATAAGCCGTCGGTTTTAATTAATTTCTAACCTTAACTAACTCAAGTTCTTGTTGTACAAAGCTCAGAGGGGTTCAGTTAGCATACTTCAGCTTGTAGAGCCACAATTCCATGATCACATTATAGGTGATTATGGGAAAATTGGCTATTTTCAGCTTCAAACTGTTATAGGGTAAGCTTTTGGGGCTTACTGAACTTAAGCCGCTGGGAGTTGGTTCAGCCGCGCTCTCGAAAAAATAATTGATCAACTCAGATAAAGCTCACTCAAGGCTAAAGTGAATTTATTGCTAGTTAAGGGTTTGGGCTGTTTTTAACTTTATCTTTATTTAAATAAATGTGATAAGGATAAGCTCACGTCACGTCAGACAAATTTTTTAAAAACTTTTTCTAGCCGCTTTGTGTGCCTTCAATTTTTTCATTATTGTTGAAATCAAAGTTTTTTTTGGGTCATCGTTTCTTGTCTTCAGCAGATGTGATCGTTCATTCTTTTTTAGATTCTTCAAGCTTCAAGCCTTCAGCAATTAAAATAGCCGCCGCCTGGCTTACAGACCAGTGTTTTGACTGGGCATATTTTTTGAGCTTTTCTTTTAGCTCTTTAGAAACCACTGCTGTGATCGCGTCGCTATTTTTTCCCCTAGGCATAGTTGTTTCATTACAGTTCTAAACTTATCATAACTTGTATGCACTTCTTTAGCACAATAAGTTATTATAAGTTATGTACTTCTTTGAACTTAAAAGTTAAAAGGAAACAAAAATCAGTGTCTTTGGGGTAAGACACTATGACTGGACGGTTACTTTTTAAAAACAAAAGGCT
Coding sequences:
- a CDS encoding putative eal/GGDEF/PAS domain-containing protein, producing MPRGKNSDAITAVVSKELKEKLKKYAQSKHWSVSQAAAILIAEGLKLEESKKE